One Betta splendens chromosome 8, fBetSpl5.4, whole genome shotgun sequence DNA segment encodes these proteins:
- the tnrc18 gene encoding trinucleotide repeat-containing gene 18 protein isoform X2: MDGRDFGPPRSVHVPPPLLPGLAMESHRLGAAAAAGRIAPSPGHLGASHPPPLHSGKFLPSAINLHPHHSDAFPAGSSPFLSGFPGPLTSDPAYRSTNPGSLQMAQLWASHAHEGFPPLPSSLYSSPYLPLGHLDPPPLSQHPLYDSHKEGFYLPASLSQSPLHPPPAPPAAPSSSTPPQRTARDTGRERPYRGERERLREEQRPHSVVDLTQDGRSEEERRARSGDRDTERERERDSWFHSHPHQHKPHPQASSLEPRSRPSPPRGGAGRFTGPETDRGGRDEDAAPRSHQNHNSNNSHSDRQRRNDSVATPSGTLHISYALPPSVVAGASHPSAPREPVREQRVSAPTYVPSVEVYDERAGPIQIASQARDNRHGEKHRERERERDRDREVYRFPERSLQDHPRLSHSGDSSNQREEGSVICSNGSVGKRGQDTYSSSQSRFSPETRDLSKHSGRLGAEPKWSTISPLANYATSHMAALAAQHGHALPSPHSQPKATPVAHSPHAGHRHGSNPTPSPHTQPSPHRHSRAEEGSQRRYLDPAALYRSGGSGGGERGSDPAEVSAMQSLIKYSGNFAADGPLAADGRGPFGGLGNIGMEGERERERERDRGGAGPLRVPPQLKREQERPDSARSFGREGEGEVRHPPVGIAVAVARQRDSGRASGGSSDAQRSLLPPAIKDEERGEERARHHEDRLLGGRLEREQEKVLRESKELAEFTQMHPAPLPGGLTPSMLTPSLMTPNLMVTGGAALAGAGRWPPDPPALPSHPWMPRPGAPPLWLSSSPYSLGPSSLHQSLPPGYPSSLPGSIPPPYQFARDPQSGQLLVIPAEHLPHYGGDVLERGAPVWSGVYGAGSSLQHAAQLQLLSQQQMLRQQELLMIQQHTAQVLELQRNAQLAERFKVSEQRPELGDKADKRSLDPKPRPASVSSPSPVHHPRKPPPPSRSPTPSTSSLTPLPPLASPGATLKSEEGVQRVLSHPPSPLPHPPSPRSASPPPSSPRRPKQEAAAEGEVGRREQRPGQKPTSFHSIYSDLPPGYPYQSIRAPFGSPFAPYHIPAEVNTEVVPLLCSRSPPAPLPSARLHSRLLDAGVTPQRVEASKPGPFLKQEPGVEQLDMTPEPLGPVGASRDREADGEALKPQPQRISLSVSAPPQQSETREDADEAGHIKMEAPSYSCHKSRSQPPPLTGPESSTDVTEDPDQARLPSGSAADSQELDPLCVPAEQSSGAVCEQTRSDTPLSSHTPGQKEDVAQSPVHAPPTSTPPLPLLLEPEDPMAGMLALLTASEMAMEARPGTPPAPTLVPQIDGSPLGAGYSRAGSLEMVALEGMALLSQMTQSEMEHISQEQDVTLEGLDCLLEASRQILLEAIEKQSHINLSRMLDPNKKYSWRQRKDEPLYEKMSMDMLDAVEVEYRVRLAELQKTYKEKQRELSKLQRRTDKRERQQQEDERQSLTRRGRGRPRKRKHTTTPTKLDSRSGKLSRTVQYSEDSEAGEGQRKKFRVSRDEEDLEAGSGGGKVKKKKKKSWTEQEPSTSHALEVMKAKHSHVCEQEQLASDLDRALSLSQLGSLGAVRKPSSSAKPDKSKGKSAPSRSRERSRLHPSTKGGKHKTGAKASASDTVRKAKGPEKTPVFSPSRSELSSCSNNSDSEELSSTPGGWPPLSGTRSQSGLARRRRPSPPPPSSQKSRKKKHKHLSLLLEEAGLSSSDDSFDQETSEDDDDENENSDGGCEESGLGLLARFAASALPVGPAPLSLLHEGKSRRRQSTLGSSECEWSDSGSDLRLRKFPSLLHGKRSAPELPLLPPATRRIDQTSPTKRDEAPPVKRKPLPKPRPSPRSPRRFSFDLGSGSGFGGFSEDEGWNRRRSERIFLHDATASASQTAASTSAPTGQTSSTSSSAPPLTPKPASRPKPATPSRDGKDAVKKKKPKDSPLPVSPSSLCSPVTDGPLALSLSPARKNQTKAKTKAREQSRGAVSRLMESMAADEDFEPNQDSSFSEDELVPPRSTSAPERSSTPAPVQCVLDKDALVDGLRVLIPMDDQLLYAGHVNTVHSPDIYSVVVEGERGNRPHIYCLEQLLQEAIIDVKPPSVRYLPEGTRIAAYWSQQYRCLYPGTVVNGSSDMDENDDLITVEFDDGDTGRIPLSHIRLLPPDYKIHCAEPSPALLVASCSRRRVRKCSKEGKEAGAKAEETPKIKGKPGRKPKAKADTSVNPDRGEKADPAPSSTHPPERPPSSTKPAQDRPSSGQKATQDKPRAASRPTMGTQAKAGLKSCPSSPSSPSLPRKPSSAQHPAAKAASLYPSTYGKVLTVDLYSEPNLTSYNNQRREREGSSSSSISPTSSRAVSRPVSSMKPSASSTSRPKAARPSLSSGLVPRLPTGKSSSSLTARPSSSSSSSSSAPRPKPKTSEDQLSSSSRPMSRTKPNSGPSDAGSAVKRKPPSAEPLVKLDHEGVTSPKTKKTKALMLLEGRGVRREHTPITSASSQKLLKAKARAPARDASPPGKESAYKAAALAKDKEEARGSGARGTETDAKEEKGKKDERKQAEKREERKMKEESQSSSSSESEEEGDKGTVKKKKKCTSSCSSSSSSCSGSSSSSSSSSSSSSSSSTDDSSCSSDEERTPTPPPGPKSPPPAQDKQDETKEEEEEEEEEEEEEEGKEVEVKVEEDELCPPSLSPTSSMSPSAAAPAKLAKPPPGKGSGQRGRPPKPRPGGDGGKAGRPKRREGVHLPTTKELAKRQRLPSVENRPKISAFLPARQLWKWFGKPTQRRGMKGKAKKLFYKAIVRGREMIRIGDCAVFLSAGRPNLPFIGRIQSMWESWGSNMVVRVNWFYHPEETNPGKKLTDKKNWENMCGQSSIHRKDFMERALYQSSHSDENDVQTVSHKCLVVSVDEYEQMTHTRRYADSEDLYYLAGTYEPTTGMIFNTDGVPVIC; encoded by the exons CATCCGCCGCCTCTCCATTCTGGAAAATTCCTGCCATCGGCCATTAACCTACATCCACACCACA GCGACGCCTTCCCAGCAGGCTCCAGTCCCTTCCTGTCAGGCTTCCCCggccctttgacctctgaccctgcgTACAGATCGACCAATCCCGGCAGCCTGCAGATGGCTCAGCTCTGGGCGTCGCATGCTCATGAAG GTTTCCCTCCTCTGCCCAGCAGCCTGTACTCCAGCCCCTACTTGCCCCTGGGGCATCTGGACCCGCCGCCCCTCTCCCAGCACCCGCTCTACGACTCGCATAAAG AGGGCTTCTACCTGCCAGCCTCCCTGAGCCAGTcgcccctccaccccccacccgcTCCTCCGGCCGCGCCGTCCAGCTCCACGCCCCCTCAGAGGACGGCCCGCGACACGGGCAGGGAGCGGCCGTACCGCGGGGAGAGGGAGCGGCTGAGGGAGGAGCAGCGGCCGCACAGCGTGGTGGACCTGACGCAGGAcgggaggagcgaggaggagcgcCGGGCCCGGAGCGGGGACCGGGACACGGAGCGAGAGCGGGAGCGGGACAGCTGGTTCCATTCGCACCCCCACCAGCACAAACCACACCCTCAGGCCTCCTCGCTAGAGCCCAGATCCCGGCCGTCGCCTCCACGTGGGGGTGCAGGGAGGTTCACCGGCCCGGAAACGGACCGAGGGGGTCGGGATGAAGACGCTGCCCCTCGGTCCCACCAGAACCATAATTCAAATAACTCGCACTCAGACAGACAGCGGAGGAACGACTCTGTGGCCACGCCGTCGGGGACGCTCCACATTTCTTACGCGCTCCCCCCCTCCGTCGTCGCCGGCGCATCCCACCCCTCAGCGCCCAGAGAGCCGGTCCGAGAGCAGCGGGTCAGCGCACCCACATACGTGCCTTCTGTGGAGGTTTACGACGAGCGGGCCGGTCCCATCCAGATCGCCTCGCAAGCCCGCGACAACAGACACGGCGAGAAACACCGAGAACGAGAGCGTGAGAGAGACCGGGACAGGGAGGTCTACAGGTTTCCAGAGAGGAGCCTGCAGGACCACCCCCGACTCTCTCACTCTGGCGATTCAAGCaatcagagggaggagggttCTGTCATTTGTTCCAATGGTTCCGTTGGTAAACGAGGTCAGGACACGTACTCCTCCAGTCAATCAAGGTTCAGCCCAGAAACCAGGGACCTCTCTAAGCACTCGGGCCGACTGGGGGCGGAGCCTAAGTGGAGTACCATCAGCCCGCTGGCGAACTACGCCACGAGTCACATGGCTGCTTTGGCGGCGCAGCACGGACACGcgctcccctccccccacagccAGCCCAAAGCCACGCCCGTGGCCCACTCCCCCCACGCAGGCCACCGGCACGGCAGCAACCCCACCCCTTCCCCCCACACGCAGCCCTCTCCCCACAGGCACAGCCGGGCCGAGGAGGGCAGCCAGCGGCGCTACCTGGACCCGGCGGCGCTGTACCGGTCTGGGGGGTCCGGCGGCGGAGAGCGAGGTTCCGACCCGGCGGAGGTTTCGGCCATGCAGAGCCTGATCAAATACAGTGGCAACTTTGCGGCGGACGGGCCGCTCGCTGCGGACGGACGGGGGCCCTTCGGGGGCCTCGGGAACATCGGCatggagggcgagcgagagagggagcgagagagggaccgcggcggcgccggcccgctCCGGGTTCCTCCACAGCTGAAGAGGGAGCAGGAGCGGCCCGACAGCGCCCGCTCCTTCGGCCGCGAGGGCGAGGGGGAGGTGCGGCACCCGCCCGTCGGCATCGCCGTCGCCGTGGCGCGACAGAGAGACAGCGGCAGAGCGAGCGGCGGCTCCTCGGACGCACAGAGATCGCTGCTGCCGCCTGCCATCAAAG ACGAGGAGCGAGGGGAGGAGCGCGCCCGCCACCACGAGGACCGACTGCTGGGCGGCCGACTGGAGCGCGAGCAGGAGAAAGTCCTCCG CGAGTCCAAGGAGCTGGCGGAGTTCACGCAGATGCACCCCGCCCCTCTGCCCGGCGGCCTGACGCCCAGCATGCTGACACCCAGCCTCATGACCCCCAACCTGATGGTGACGGGAGGAGCGGCCCTGGCGGGGGCGGGGCGGTGGCCTCCCGACCCCCCCGCTCTGCCCTCCCACCCCTGGATGCCTCGGCCTGGAGCCCCCCCACTGTGGCTCTCCAGCTCCCCTTACA GCCTGGGTCCGTCCTCGCTGCACCAGAGCCTCCCTCCTGGCTACCCATCGTCCCTGCCCGGTTCCATACCTCCTCCCTACCAGTTCGCCAGGGACCCACAGTCTGGGCAGCTGCTCGTCATCCCCGCTGAACACCTGCCACACTACG GCGGCGACGTCCTGGAGCGCGGCGCCCCGGTCTGGTCGGGCGTTTACGGCGCCGGCAGCTCGCTGCAGCACGCcgcgcagctccagctcctctcccagCAGCAGATGCTCCGTCAGCAGGAGCTGCTCATGATCCAGCAGCACACGGCGCAggtcctggagctgcagaggaacgCGCAGCTCGCC GAGCGGTTCAAGGTCAGCGAGCAGCGGCCGGAGCTTGGAGACAAAGCGGACAAGCGAAGCCTAGACCCCAAACCGCGTCCCGCCTCCGTGTCCTCTCCCTCACCTGTCCATCACCCCCGCAAGCCTCCCCCACCGTCCCGCTCGCCAACCCCCTCCACGTCGTCTCTCACCCCGCTGCCTCCGCTCGCCTCGCCGGGGGCCACTCTGAAGTCTGAGGAAGGGGTGCAGAGAGTGTTGTCTCACCCGCCGTCGCCCCTCCCTCACCCGCCGTCCCCCCGCTCCGCCTCCCCACCACCGTCCTCGCCGCGGCGGCCCAAACAGGAAGCCGCCGCGGAGGGGGAGGTGGGACGGAGAGAGCAACGACCGGGGCAGAAGCCGACGTCGTTTCACAGCATCTACTCTG ATCTGCCTCCAGGTTATCCGTACCAGTCCATCAGGGCTCCGTTCGGCTCGCCGTTCGCCCCGTATCACATCCCAGCAGAGGTGAATACGGAGGTGGTTCCACTCCTCTGCTCCCGGTCCCCGCCGGCGCCTCTCCCCTCGGCTCGACTCCATTCACGGCTCCTGGACGCAGGCGTCACGCCGCAGAGGGTGGAGGCGTCAAAGCCGGGCCCTTTCCTCAAACAGGAGCCCGGTGTGGAGCAACTGGACATGACGCCCGAACCTCTGGGTCCTGTTGGTGCCAGCCGGGACAGAGAGGCGGACGGGGAAGCCCTGAAGCCCCAGCCTCAGCGGATCTCTCTGTCCGTCAGTGCTCCACCACAGCAGAGTGAGACCAGGGAGGACGCCGACGAAGCAGGTCACATCAAAATGGAGGCGCCGTCCTACTCCTGTCACAAGTCCCGCTCCCAGCCTCCGCCGCTCACAGGCCCTGAGTCCAGCACAGATGTCACGGAGGATCCAGACCAAGCACGGCTTCCATCAGGCTCCGCTGCAGACAGCCAGGAACTGGATCCGCTGTGCGtccctgcagagcagagcagcggcgcTGTGTGTGAACAGACGCGGTCCGACACTCCACTCAGCTCACACACTCCTGGTCAGAAAGAGGATGTCGCACAGAGTCCTGTCCACGCGCCTCCtacctccaccccccctctccCACTGCTCTTGGAGCCAGAGGACCCCATGGCAGGGATGCTGGCCCTGCTAACGGCCAGTGAGATGGCGATGGAGGCTCGGCCCGGCACCCCACCTGCCCCCACACTTGTACCGCAAATAGACGGCTCTCCTCTGGGTGCAGGCTACAGCAGAGCAGGGTCTCTGGAGATGGTGGCGCTGGAAGGGATGGCCCTGCTCAGCCAAATGACCCAAAGCGAGATGGAGCACATCAGCCAGGAGCAAg ATGTGACATTGGAGGGTCTGGACTGTCTTCTTGAAGCAAGCAGACAGATCCTGTTGGAGGCCATAGAGAAACAGTCCCACATTAATCTGTCCAGGATGCTGGACCCCAACAAGAAatacagctggaggcagaggaaggatgAACCG ctgtatgAAAAGATGTCTATGGACATGCTGGACGCCGTGGAGGTTGAATACCGCGTCCGCCTGGCGGAGCTGCAGAAGACCTACAAGGAGAAGCAGCGGGAGCTAAGCAAGCTACAGAGACGCACAGACAAGCG tgagcggcagcagcaggaagacgagAGGCAGAGTCTGACCAGACGGGGCAGAGGGCGgccgaggaagaggaagcacaCGACCACACCTACCAAACTGGACAGCAGGTCTGGAAA gttGAGTAGGACAGTGCAATACTCTGAGGACTCTGAAGCCGGCGAAGGACAGAGGAAGAAGTTCCGAGTGTCCAGAGATGAAGAGGATTTGGAGGCTGGAAGTGGTGGAGGcaaagtgaagaagaagaaaaagaagagctGGACTGAGCAGGAGCCGTCCACGAGTCACGCCCTGGAG GTGATGAAGGCGAAGCACAGCCACGTGTgtgagcaggagcagctggcgTCGGACCTGGACAGAGCTCTGTCGCTGTCGCAGCTCGGCTCGCTCGGCGCCGTGCGGAAGCCTTCCTCCTCGGCCAAACCGGACAAGTCCAAGGGGAAGTCGGCCCCGAGCCGCAGCAGGGAGCGCAGCCGCCTCCACCCCTCCACCAAAGGAGGGAAACACAAAACGGGCGCCAAGGCGTCGGCCTCCGACACCGTCCGCAAAGCCAAGGGTCCGGAGAAGACGCCCGTGTTCTCCCCCTCCAgatcagagctcagcagctgctccaaca ACTCTGATTCAGAGGAGCTCAGTTCGACCCCCGGGGGCTGGCCCCCTCTCTCAGGCACTCGCTCCCAGAGCGGCCTGGCCAGAAGGAGACGGccctctccgccgccgccgtccagcCAGAAGTCCCGCAAGAAGAAACACAAGCACTTAtccctgctgctggaggaggccggcCTCAGCTCCTCCGACGACTCCTTTGACCAAG AGACCTCCGAGGACGACGATGACGAGAACGAGAACTCGGACGGCGGCTGTGAGGAGAGCGGGCTGGGTCTGCTGGCCCGGTTCGCCGCCAGCGCGCTGCCTGTCGGTCCGGCCCCTTTGAGCCTTCTCCATGAAGGCAAAAGCCGCCGGAGGCAGAGCACTCTGG GTTCTTCAGAATGTGAGTGGTCAGATTCGGGCTCAGACTTGCGTCTGAGGAAGTTCCCCTCCCTGCTGCACGGCAAACGCTCGGCCCCAGAGCTGCCCCTGTTGCCCCCGGCAACCCGCCGCATCGACCAGACCAGCCCCACCAAACGGGACGAGGCGCCGCCAGTCAAACGCAAGCCTCTGCCCAAGCCGCGGCCCTCGCCCCGGTCCCCGCGCAGGTTCAGCTTCGAcctcggctccggctccggcttcGGGGGCTTCAGCGAGGACGAGGGCTGGAACCGGCGGCGCAGCGAGAGGATCTTCCTCCACGACGCCACCGCCTCAGCCTCTCAGACGGCTGCCTCCACATCCGCTCCCACCGGTCAAACCTCGTCCACTTCCAGCTCGGCGCCCCCTCTGACCCCAAAACCTGCCTCCAGACCCAAACCCGCTACGCCGAGCAGGGACGGGAAGGACGCAGTGAAG AAAAAGAAGCCGAAGGACTCTCCGCTCCCTGTGAGCCCGTCCAGCCTGTGCAGCCCCGTCACAGACGGACCTCTTGCTCTGAGCCTCAGCCCGGCACGCAAGAACCAGACAAAAGCCAAGACCAAGGCCAGGGAG CAGTCCAGGGGCGCCGTGAGCCGGCTGATGGAGAGCATGGCGGCGGACGAGGACTTCGAGCCCAACCAGGACAGCAGCTTCAGCGAGGACGAGCTGGTCCCCCCGCGCAGCACCAGCGCGCCGGAGCGCTCGTCCACGCCCG CCCCAGTGCAGTGTGTGCTGGACAAAGACGCTCTCGTGGACGGGCTCCGGGTTCTGATCCCGATGGACGACCAGCTGCTGTACGCGGGACACGTCAACACCGTGCACTCTCCTGACAT ATACAGCGTGGTGGtggagggcgagagagggaaCCGGCCACACATCTACTGcttggagcagctgctgcaggaagcc ATCATCGACGTGAAGCCTCCGTCCGTTCGCTACCTCCCAGAGGGAACCCGCATCGCTGCCTACTGGAGCCAGCAGTACCGCTGCCTGTACCCCGGCACCGTCGTCAACG GAAGCTCAGATATGGACGAGAACGATGACCTCATCACGGTGGAGTTCGACGATGGGGACACGGGCCGGATCCCCCTGTCCCACATCCGGCTGCTGCCGCCAGACTACAAGATCCACT GCGCTGAGCCGTCCCCGGCCCTGCTCGTCGCCAGCTGCTCCAGGAGGAGAGTCCGCAAATGCAGCAAAGAAGGCAAAGAGGCCGGAGCCAAAGCGGAGGAGACTCCGAAGATCAAGGGAAAACCTGGACGGAAACCCAAAGCCAAAGCAG ACACATCCGTGAACCCAGACAGAGGTGAGAAAGCCGATCCGGCCCCGTCCTCCACCCATCCCCCAGAGAGACCCCCGTCCTCCACCAAGCCTGCGCAGGACAGACCCTCCTCTGGCCAGAAGGCAACGCAAGACAAGCCACGAGCAGCGTCCCGGCCCACGATGGGAACACAGGCCAAAGCAGGCCTCAAAAGCTGCCCCAGCtctcccagcagccccagccTTCCCAGGAAACCCAGCTCCGCCCAGCACCCTGCTGCTAAAGCCGCCTCCCTCTACCCCTCCACCTACGGCAAGGTCCTGACCGTGGATCTGTACAGCGAGCCCAACCTCACCTCATACAACAACCAGCGCAGGGAAagagaaggcagcagcagcagcagcatcagccccACCTCCAGCAGAGCCGTCTCCAGACCTGTGTCGTCTATGAAGCCCAGCGCTTCATCCACATCCAGACCCAAAGCAGCCAGACCCAGCCTCAGCTCTGGCCTCGTACCCAGGCTGCCAACGGGCAAATCCAGCTCGTCTCTCACTGCCagaccatcatcatcctcctcctcctcatcatctgcCCCCAGGCCTAAACCGAAGACGTCGGAGGACcagctgtcctccagctccaggcccATGTCCAGAACCAAGCCCAACTCAGGGCCCAGTGACGCGGGCTCAGCAGTGAAGCGCAAGCCTCCGTCTGCAGAGCCCCTCGTGAAACTCGACCACGAAGGCGTCACCTCCCCCAAGACAAAGAAGACCAAggctctgatgctgctggagggTCGGGGGGTCAGACGAGAGCACACGCCCatcacctcagcctccagtcaGAAGCTTCTAAAGGCCAAAGCCAGAGCTCCTGCCAGAGACGCCAGCCCACCCGGCAAGGAGTCCGCCTACAAGGCAGCGGCGCTGGCCAAGGACAAGGAAGAGGCGCGTGGAAGTGGTGCTAGAGGAACGGAGACGGATGCAAAAGAGGAGAAGGGTAAAAAAGACGAAAGAAAGCAGGCGGAGAagcgagaggagagaaagatgaaggaggaatctcagagcagcagcagctcagagtcagaagaggaaggagacaaagggacagttaagaaaaagaagaaatgcacttccagctgctcttcctcctcctcttcctgctctggttcctcctcttcatcttcgtcctcttcatcctcgtcctcgtcttcctctacGGACGACtcgtcctgcagctcagatgaAGAGAGAACGCCCACACCTCCACCAGGCCCCAAATCCCCCCCCCCAGCGCAGGACAAACAAGACGAaacaaaagaggaggaggaggaggaggaggaggaggaggaggaggaggaggggaaggaggtcGAGGTcaaagtggaggaggatgaaCTGTGTCCTCCCTCTCTATCCCCCACCTCCTCAATGTCTCcaagtgctgctgctcctgctaaaCTGGCTAAACCTCCCCCCGGGAAGGGCTCCGGCCAAAGGGGCCGACCTCCCAAACCGAGGCCCGGCGGTGACGGGGGGAAGGCGGGTCGGCCGAAGCGGAGGGAGGGGGTCCACCTTCCCACCACCAAGGAGCTGGCCAAACGCCAGAGGCTCCCGAGTGTGGAGAACCGCCCCAAGATCTCCGCCTTCCTCCCAGCCCGACAGCTCTGGAAGTGGTTTGGAAAACCCACCCAG AGACGCGGCATGAAGGGAAAAGCCAAGAAGCTCTTCTACAAGGCCATCGTGCGCGGCCGCGAGATGATCCGCATCGGCGACTGCGCCGTGTTCCTGTCCGCCGGCCGACCCAACCTGCCCTTCATCGGCCGCATCCAGAGCATGTGGGAGTCCTGGGGCAGCAACATGGTGGTGAGGGTCAACTGGTTCTACCACCCGGAGGAGACCAACCCCGGCAAGAAGCTCACCGACAAGAAG AACTGGGAGAATATGTGCGGCCAGTCTTCAATCCACAGGAAAGACTTCATGGAG CGCGCCCTGTACCAGTCGTCCCACAGCGACGAGAACGACGTGCAGACCGTCAGCCACAAGTGCCTGGTGGTGAGCGTGGACGAGTACGAGCAGATGACGCACACGCGCCGCTACGCCGACAGCGAGGACCTCTACTACCTGGCCGGCACCTACGAGCCCACCACCGGCATGATCTTCAACACGGACGGGGTGCCCGTCATCTGCTGA